A single genomic interval of Rhizobiales bacterium GAS188 harbors:
- a CDS encoding Transposase (or an inactivated derivative) produces the protein MTETNVFRLSHPGTFTDALTEVLRNGARALLAQAVEAEVASVLMRQSAELTEDGRQRLVRHGHLPEREIMTGIGPVAVRCPRVRDRVGEGADRIRFSSTILPPYARRSKSLEVLLPVLYLKGISSGDFEEALVALLGKNAGGLSASTIGRLKEAWSEEHARWSKRDLSAERYVYFWVDGIHVQARLEDEAQCLLVIIGAAPEGKKELVGLTDGVRESAQSWRELLLDLRRRGLAMAPQLAVADGALGFWQAVEEVWPKTRGQRCWVHKTANVLNKLPKSQQPKAKRALQEIWMAETKKDALVAFDAFVETWGVKYDKAVECLTKDRDALLAFYDFPAEHWKHLRTSNVIESAFATVRHRTVRSKGCLSNKTALAMIFKLAEAAEKSWRRLDGHTRLPKVILGVKFNDGIEMLRPEAQAAAA, from the coding sequence ATGACCGAGACTAATGTTTTCCGGCTCTCGCATCCAGGGACTTTTACCGATGCATTGACCGAGGTGTTGCGCAACGGCGCACGAGCGCTGCTGGCGCAGGCCGTGGAAGCCGAGGTGGCGAGCGTGCTCATGAGGCAGTCCGCCGAATTGACCGAGGATGGCCGGCAACGGCTGGTGCGCCACGGGCATCTGCCCGAGCGCGAGATCATGACCGGCATCGGTCCGGTCGCCGTGCGGTGCCCGCGGGTGCGCGACCGTGTGGGCGAAGGGGCGGATCGCATCCGCTTTTCCTCGACAATCTTGCCGCCCTATGCGCGCCGATCGAAGAGCCTCGAGGTGCTGCTGCCGGTTCTCTACCTCAAGGGCATTTCCAGTGGCGACTTCGAGGAGGCCCTGGTGGCGCTGCTCGGCAAGAACGCCGGCGGGCTCTCGGCTTCGACCATCGGGAGGCTGAAAGAGGCCTGGTCGGAGGAGCATGCGCGTTGGAGCAAGCGCGATCTCTCAGCCGAGCGCTACGTCTACTTCTGGGTCGACGGCATCCACGTGCAGGCCCGGCTCGAAGACGAGGCGCAGTGCCTTTTGGTCATCATCGGGGCCGCGCCCGAGGGCAAGAAGGAGCTCGTCGGCCTCACTGACGGCGTGCGCGAGAGCGCGCAATCCTGGCGAGAGCTTCTCCTCGACCTGAGGCGGCGCGGGCTGGCGATGGCGCCGCAGCTCGCCGTCGCCGACGGTGCTCTCGGCTTCTGGCAAGCGGTCGAGGAGGTATGGCCCAAGACGCGCGGCCAGCGCTGCTGGGTGCACAAGACCGCCAACGTCCTCAACAAGCTGCCCAAGAGCCAGCAACCGAAAGCCAAGCGGGCGCTGCAGGAGATCTGGATGGCCGAGACCAAGAAGGATGCGCTCGTCGCCTTCGATGCCTTCGTCGAGACCTGGGGCGTCAAATACGACAAGGCGGTCGAGTGCCTGACCAAGGATCGTGATGCGCTGCTCGCTTTCTACGACTTCCCGGCCGAACACTGGAAGCATCTGCGCACGTCGAACGTCATCGAAAGCGCCTTCGCAACCGTCCGTCACCGCACGGTTCGCTCCAAGGGATGTCTGTCGAACAAGACCGCGCTCGCCATGATCTTCAAGCTCGCCGAGGCCGCCGAGAAAAGCTGGCGCCGTCTCGACGGCCACACCCGGTTGCCGAAAGTCATCCTCGGAGTAAAGTTCAACGACGGAATCGAAATGCTCAGACCAGAAGCTCAAGCCGCCGCCGCCTGA
- a CDS encoding two-component system, NarL family, nitrate/nitrite response regulator NarL — protein MEEGLKYYTATNIDPGVVEQPYTINATDLSLASTQASQNQNAVTDSQTFATVIIGRSGLSREGLACILNAGGFRVVGSASRVSELAENSIRPDQPLLLIIDVGDDVETAIKEIELIKQERPAARIAVLAGSDQIRDLISLFQAGAHACFATKATPDAFLKSLELVMLGETLLPQAALPFILGREDEARRGVRRHLDDELPADRIWSPSNDPTTARFKVGDNVKCVNSNGTPAESERHGAPHLSAQETRILRRLTEGSSNKVIARAIEIAEATVKVHVKAILRKIGVNNRTQAAMWAMRNPPPEWGKGNGSPAPTQAALP, from the coding sequence ATGGAAGAAGGTCTTAAATATTACACAGCAACGAACATAGATCCTGGAGTCGTAGAACAGCCGTATACTATAAATGCGACTGATCTCTCTCTCGCCAGCACGCAAGCATCGCAAAATCAGAACGCAGTTACTGACTCGCAGACTTTTGCAACCGTCATTATCGGGCGAAGCGGCCTATCACGGGAAGGTCTAGCCTGCATTCTCAATGCAGGGGGGTTCCGGGTGGTCGGGTCGGCTTCCCGAGTCAGCGAACTTGCCGAGAACTCGATCAGGCCCGACCAGCCCCTGTTGCTGATTATCGATGTCGGCGATGACGTGGAGACCGCAATCAAAGAAATCGAACTCATCAAGCAGGAGCGCCCGGCCGCTCGCATCGCAGTTCTGGCGGGTAGTGATCAAATTCGCGATTTAATCTCTTTGTTTCAGGCTGGCGCCCACGCTTGTTTCGCCACGAAGGCCACTCCGGATGCTTTTCTCAAATCTCTCGAATTGGTGATGCTAGGTGAGACTCTTTTGCCGCAGGCGGCCTTGCCGTTCATTCTCGGACGTGAGGACGAGGCGAGGCGCGGAGTTCGGCGCCACCTCGATGACGAGCTGCCTGCCGATCGCATATGGTCGCCCAGCAATGATCCAACAACGGCGAGGTTCAAGGTCGGCGACAACGTGAAGTGCGTCAATAGCAACGGAACCCCAGCGGAGTCTGAAAGGCATGGCGCTCCGCACCTATCGGCCCAGGAAACGCGTATCTTGCGCCGCTTGACGGAAGGCTCCTCCAATAAGGTTATTGCGAGAGCGATCGAAATCGCCGAAGCCACCGTCAAGGTTCATGTCAAGGCGATCCTCCGCAAAATTGGGGTCAACAATCGCACGCAGGCGGCGATGTGGGCTATGCGCAATCCTCCGCCTGAATGGGGGAAGGGCAACGGCTCGCCTGCTCCCACCCAAGCCGCCTTACCGTGA
- a CDS encoding Transposase — protein sequence MSARRYELSDFEWSIIAPLLPNKPRGVPRADDRKVLNGIYWRLRTGSPWADIPERYGPYTTCYNRFVRWRKIGVWDKIFEAVSIAYEGDLQMVDSSSIRVHQHAANVKKGVRKKAPALPLGTTLEPDAWGAREAG from the coding sequence ATGAGCGCACGCCGTTACGAACTGAGCGATTTCGAATGGTCGATCATCGCCCCGTTGCTGCCCAACAAACCGCGAGGGGTGCCACGGGCTGATGATCGCAAGGTGTTGAACGGCATCTACTGGCGGCTGCGTACGGGCTCGCCTTGGGCCGACATTCCAGAACGCTACGGCCCCTACACGACTTGCTACAACCGCTTCGTCCGCTGGCGGAAAATCGGCGTCTGGGACAAGATCTTCGAAGCCGTCTCCATAGCTTACGAGGGCGATCTGCAAATGGTCGACTCCTCCTCGATCCGGGTGCATCAGCACGCCGCCAACGTCAAAAAGGGGGTTCGCAAGAAGGCTCCGGCACTGCCTCTGGGGACTACGTTGGAACCCGATGCATGGGGCGCTCGCGAGGCGGGCTGA
- a CDS encoding Transposase, which translates to MGRSRGGLTTKIHALVDANGNPIALKLTEGQAHDGKSASDMLDSLAKGQILLGDCAYDSDALRSTMADRGAWANVKPMPRRVNIPAFSPFLYRFRNLVERFFSKLKHFRAIATRFEKHDANYLGLVKLAAIKIWMRFMSR; encoded by the coding sequence ATGGGGCGCTCGCGAGGCGGGCTGACAACCAAGATACATGCCCTCGTCGACGCCAACGGCAACCCGATTGCCCTGAAGCTGACCGAAGGCCAAGCTCACGACGGCAAAAGCGCCAGCGATATGCTCGACAGCCTCGCCAAAGGCCAGATACTCCTCGGCGACTGCGCCTACGACAGCGATGCCTTGCGCAGCACCATGGCCGATCGCGGCGCTTGGGCCAACGTCAAGCCAATGCCGAGGCGCGTCAACATCCCGGCTTTCAGTCCATTCCTCTATCGCTTTCGAAATCTCGTCGAACGCTTCTTCAGCAAACTCAAGCATTTCAGAGCCATCGCCACCCGCTTCGAAAAACACGACGCCAATTACCTCGGCCTCGTCAAACTCGCCGCAATCAAAATCTGGATGCGCTTTATGAGTCGGTGA